Part of the Mycolicibacterium mageritense genome is shown below.
TCGGTGCGCACGTGGCTGTACCGGATCGCCACCAATACGTGCCTGACCGCGCTCGAAGGCCGCCAGCGCAGACCGTTGCCGTCGGGGCTGGGGACGCCGAGTTCCGCGGGCACCGACGAGATCGCCGAGCACCACGAGGTGCCGTGGCTGGAACCGCTGCCGGACGAGTCGGCAGATCCCGGCAACATCGTCGGCTCGCGCGAATCCGTGCGCCTCGCGTTCGTCGCCGCGCTGCAGCACCTGTCACCACGGCAACGCGCGGTGCTCGTGTTGCGTGAGGTGCTGCAGTGGAAAGCCGCCGAGGTCGGTGAGGCCATCGGTTCGTCGACCGCCGCGGTGAACAGCCTGCTGCAGCGGGCCCGGGCACAACTCGACGCGGTCGGCCCGAGTGAGGACGACAACGTCGTCCCGCCCGAGTCACCCGAGGCGCAGGATCTGCTGAGCCGCTACATCGCGGCCTTCGAGGCGTACGACATCGACAAACTCGTCGAGTTGTTCACCGCCGAGGCCATCTGGGAAATGCCGCCGTTCGACAGCTGGTACCAGGGTCCGCACGCCATCGGCGAGCTGTCCCGGCACAAGTGCCCCGCAGAAGGCCCGGGCGACATGCGTTTCATCCCGACGACCGCCAACGGCCAACCCGCTGCGGCGCTCTACATGCGCAATCCCGAGACAGGTGTGCACGAGGCGTTCCAGCTGCAGGTGCTCGACATCGGCAAGAACGGCATCTTCCACGTGGTGGCGTTCATGGAGCAGTCGCTGTTCGAGAAGTTCGGGCTGCCTGCGACGCTGTAGGCAGGCAACCGCCACTGCGTCAGTGTCATGACAGGGAACAGCCGCGTCGCTCGCCCTGATCGGTGCCAAATTAGGATCGGATTCATGGGCACCCTCGATGACGTGGCGCGAGCTGCGGGCGTGTCGAAGTCAGTCGCCTCTCGGGCTCTGACGGGTGACGTCAGGGCGCGCATGAGCGAAGCCACTCGGGCGCGGGTGCTCGCGGCGGCAGCCGAACTCGATTACGTGCCGAATGCGCGCGCCCGCGCCTTGCGCCAGTCCCGCTCGGGCGCAATCGGATTGATCGTGCCTGACGTCAACAACGCGGTGTTCGCAGACATGCTGGCAGGAGTGCAGCAGGCGACCGCCCGCCACGGCACCGATGTACTGCTCGGCCAGGTCGATCCGCCACCGCAAGGGGCCCAACAGTTATCCCGCCTGGTGCGGGAGGGCCGGGTCGACGGATTGCTGATCCAGCGGCGCGAGGATTTCGACGACGCCATGCTGGCCGCGGTACTGCACTCGGGGGTGCCGGCGATCACCGTCAACTCGCGGCTCCCCGGCAGGGCCGGATCGGTGATCCTGGAGGATGAGCGCGGGGCGGGGCTGGCCACCGGACACCTGATCGCGTTGGGTCACCAGCGAATTGCGTTCATCTCCGGTACCCGTACGCACGACACCGCGGGCCGGCGTAAGAGCGGCTATCTGCGGGCAATGACCGATGCCGGCCTGACACCCGACCCGGCCTGGGTGATCGACGCCGGCTGGGAGTCCGACGCGGGGGCGCGGGCGCTGACCACGCTGCATCACGATG
Proteins encoded:
- a CDS encoding sigma-70 family RNA polymerase sigma factor, giving the protein MSVALRKLANVTVLAPALDDDSPADAFLADAQRYRRELLAHCYRMTGSLHDAEDLVQETYLRAWKSYQGFQGKSSVRTWLYRIATNTCLTALEGRQRRPLPSGLGTPSSAGTDEIAEHHEVPWLEPLPDESADPGNIVGSRESVRLAFVAALQHLSPRQRAVLVLREVLQWKAAEVGEAIGSSTAAVNSLLQRARAQLDAVGPSEDDNVVPPESPEAQDLLSRYIAAFEAYDIDKLVELFTAEAIWEMPPFDSWYQGPHAIGELSRHKCPAEGPGDMRFIPTTANGQPAAALYMRNPETGVHEAFQLQVLDIGKNGIFHVVAFMEQSLFEKFGLPATL
- a CDS encoding LacI family DNA-binding transcriptional regulator, which translates into the protein MGTLDDVARAAGVSKSVASRALTGDVRARMSEATRARVLAAAAELDYVPNARARALRQSRSGAIGLIVPDVNNAVFADMLAGVQQATARHGTDVLLGQVDPPPQGAQQLSRLVREGRVDGLLIQRREDFDDAMLAAVLHSGVPAITVNSRLPGRAGSVILEDERGAGLATGHLIALGHQRIAFISGTRTHDTAGRRKSGYLRAMTDAGLTPDPAWVIDAGWESDAGARALTTLHHDVGLGKPNGPSAVVVASVNAAVGALFAALRLGVRVPDELSIVGINTTWVAHTVYPAITTVKLPLHRLGDVAATMLLEHLGGAELTDVVVDDPAPELVAKETTAAPNS